Proteins co-encoded in one Candidatus Limnocylindrales bacterium genomic window:
- a CDS encoding amphi-Trp domain-containing protein, giving the protein MKNRDLTRTYTRAQFAAKLRRLADSIESGDAFTIQVAGERLRVPADVTFNIEHERSGSSEELEFQLLWARE; this is encoded by the coding sequence ATGAAGAATCGAGACCTGACCCGCACCTACACGCGCGCGCAGTTCGCTGCCAAGCTTCGCCGGCTCGCCGATTCCATCGAATCGGGCGACGCTTTTACCATCCAGGTAGCCGGCGAGAGGCTTCGCGTCCCGGCGGATGTCACGTTCAACATCGAGCACGAGCGGTCCGGATCGAGCGAAGAGCTCGAGTTCCAGCTTCTCTGGGCGCGTGAGTAG
- a CDS encoding ATP-binding protein, translated as MKPAWWRRLPRPAWWRRSSILVRLTLVYSIVSGAITLALGLFVYGIIEHRLHAVLDRELDVDLDFIEARLEPGGRSLRHAGRDDPRLSSGTVRPTAWFEVWTGNEELLLRQWPAKRRDQPAFLRPPRRGRVRAYSAIMPDGTPLRVLERKAVGSDLLLRVYRNEAALVRTLRQILFGFVLASPIAALLAAVGGYSMARQSLAPVGAMAERARRITSESLSQRLPAPNPHDELGQLAEVFNDTLQRLENSFTALRRFTADASHELRTPLTALRTVGEVAVQEARDADELREAVGSMLEEAARLDDILEALLTLARAEGGDVAARAEAIDVASLLSEIRASLSVLAAERGQNVQVSCSGDVVAKANRSLLRQAVMNLLHNAIRHGLDDSVIRLAGRRADGEVVIEVTDQGPGIAAEHQQRIFERFFRLDKARSRAEGGVGLGLAITKLFVEQQGGEIQLESAPGAGSTFRVLLPAA; from the coding sequence ATGAAGCCGGCCTGGTGGCGGCGGCTGCCGCGACCGGCGTGGTGGCGCCGCAGCTCGATCCTGGTACGGCTGACGCTGGTCTATTCGATCGTCAGCGGCGCAATCACACTTGCTCTCGGTCTCTTCGTCTACGGGATCATCGAGCACCGGCTGCATGCGGTGCTCGACCGCGAGCTGGACGTGGATCTGGATTTCATCGAAGCGCGCCTCGAGCCCGGCGGCCGCTCGCTGCGCCATGCCGGCCGCGACGACCCGCGCCTTTCGAGCGGCACGGTGCGGCCGACGGCATGGTTCGAGGTGTGGACCGGCAACGAGGAGCTGCTGCTTCGCCAGTGGCCGGCCAAGCGGCGCGATCAGCCTGCGTTCCTGCGGCCACCGCGTCGCGGCCGCGTCCGCGCCTATTCGGCCATCATGCCCGACGGCACGCCGCTTCGCGTGCTCGAGCGCAAGGCCGTCGGCAGCGATCTTCTGCTGCGGGTCTATCGCAACGAGGCTGCGCTCGTGCGCACGCTGCGCCAGATCCTGTTCGGCTTCGTGCTGGCAAGCCCCATTGCGGCGCTGCTGGCGGCCGTCGGTGGCTATTCGATGGCGCGCCAGTCGCTGGCGCCGGTCGGTGCGATGGCCGAGCGCGCGCGTCGCATCACGTCCGAGTCGCTCAGCCAGCGCCTGCCCGCGCCCAACCCGCACGACGAGCTCGGCCAGCTCGCCGAGGTCTTCAACGATACGCTGCAGCGCCTGGAGAACTCGTTCACGGCGCTGCGGCGCTTCACTGCCGATGCGTCGCACGAGCTGCGCACGCCGCTGACGGCGCTGCGCACGGTGGGTGAGGTGGCGGTGCAGGAGGCCAGGGATGCGGACGAGCTGCGCGAGGCCGTCGGCAGCATGCTCGAGGAGGCTGCGCGGCTGGACGACATCCTGGAGGCGCTGCTGACGCTGGCGCGGGCCGAGGGCGGCGACGTGGCGGCGCGCGCCGAGGCCATCGACGTCGCCTCGCTGCTGTCCGAGATCCGCGCAAGCCTTTCGGTGCTTGCGGCCGAGCGCGGGCAGAACGTTCAGGTGTCGTGCAGCGGCGACGTGGTCGCGAAGGCCAATCGTTCGCTGCTGCGACAGGCGGTCATGAACCTGCTGCACAACGCCATTCGCCACGGTCTCGACGATTCCGTGATCCGCCTCGCCGGCCGCCGCGCCGACGGCGAAGTCGTCATCGAGGTCACCGATCAGGGGCCGGGCATCGCCGCCGAGCATCAGCAGCGCATCTTCGAGCGCTTCTTCCGACTCGACAAGGCGCGCTCGCGAGCCGAGGGGGGCGTCGGTCTGGGCCTGGCCATCACCAAGCTGTTCGTCGAGCAGCAGGGCGGCGAGATCCAGCTCGAGAGCGCCCCCGGCGCCGGCAGCACGTTTCGCGTCCTGCTGCCGGCGGCGTGA
- a CDS encoding methyltransferase domain-containing protein, with product MAITSMRAFLAGAVLMACAGIAIAGQGRGTGDDGTPAAIAARGADRGGKHGDGATSHRRFDDVEHWKSVFDDPARDEWQKPDELVGALGLQPGMNVADIGAGTGYLSRRLSAAVGEQGTVFVVEVEPNLVEHMRDRAEAEKTANVVPVLGSKDNPRLPASSIDVALFVDAYHHIDARRQYLAVLKRSLRPGARVAIVEWKAGKQPVGPQDEDHKLAREKVLEEMRAAGFEQVPTDDFLPHQYFLMFR from the coding sequence ATGGCGATCACTTCCATGCGTGCCTTCCTCGCGGGCGCCGTGCTCATGGCATGCGCCGGCATTGCGATCGCCGGCCAAGGAAGGGGAACCGGCGATGACGGGACGCCCGCGGCAATTGCGGCTCGTGGCGCCGACCGCGGCGGCAAGCACGGCGACGGTGCCACCAGCCATCGGCGTTTCGACGACGTCGAGCATTGGAAGTCGGTGTTCGATGACCCGGCGCGCGACGAGTGGCAGAAGCCCGACGAGCTGGTGGGGGCGCTCGGGCTGCAGCCGGGCATGAACGTCGCCGACATCGGCGCCGGCACCGGTTACCTGTCGCGGCGCCTGTCGGCCGCCGTCGGCGAGCAAGGAACCGTGTTCGTCGTGGAGGTGGAGCCGAACCTCGTCGAGCACATGCGCGACCGCGCGGAGGCCGAGAAGACCGCCAACGTGGTCCCCGTGCTGGGCTCGAAGGACAATCCGCGTCTGCCGGCTTCGTCCATCGACGTCGCCCTCTTTGTCGACGCCTACCATCACATCGATGCGCGCCGCCAGTACCTGGCGGTGCTGAAGCGCAGCCTGCGCCCCGGCGCCCGCGTCGCCATCGTCGAATGGAAGGCGGGCAAGCAGCCGGTTGGACCGCAGGACGAGGATCACAAGCTGGCGCGCGAGAAGGTCCTCGAAGAGATGCGCGCCGCAGGCTTCGAGCAGGTACCCACCGACGATTTCCTGCCGCACCAGTATTTCCTGATGTTTCGCTGA